One window of Robiginitalea biformata HTCC2501 genomic DNA carries:
- the rsmH gene encoding 16S rRNA (cytosine(1402)-N(4))-methyltransferase RsmH, producing the protein MKYHKPVLLRESVDGLAIREDGTYVDVTFGGGGHSREILGRLGPKGRLIAFDQDEEALANKPEDERFLLIGENFRYIRQFLKFYGILKVDGILADFGVSSHQFDRAERGFSTRFDAGLDMRMSRRAEITARDVVNTYSFEKLRSVLQRYGELRSAGKIAGELVRARDKASIQTTYGLNEAVSAFLPRGKENKVLARIYQAIRMEVNQELAALEAFLQQTAALLPTGGRLSLISYHSLEDRLVKRFIRTGKFEGEVDKDFYGNPLAPFRKVGKLIVPGDDELEENPRARSAKLRIAERTDIETTDTRSVN; encoded by the coding sequence ATGAAATATCATAAACCGGTCCTGCTCCGGGAGTCGGTCGACGGGCTGGCGATCCGGGAGGACGGCACCTATGTGGACGTCACCTTTGGCGGGGGCGGACACAGCCGGGAAATCCTCGGCAGGTTGGGGCCGAAAGGGAGGTTGATTGCATTTGACCAGGACGAAGAGGCCCTGGCCAATAAGCCGGAAGACGAACGGTTTTTGCTGATTGGGGAAAACTTCCGGTATATACGACAGTTTTTGAAGTTCTATGGCATTCTGAAGGTAGACGGGATCCTCGCGGATTTCGGGGTTTCCTCCCATCAATTCGACCGTGCGGAACGCGGGTTTTCCACCCGCTTCGACGCCGGGCTGGACATGCGGATGAGCCGCCGGGCGGAAATCACGGCCCGGGATGTGGTCAACACCTATTCCTTTGAAAAGCTGCGCAGCGTGTTGCAGCGATACGGGGAACTCCGCAGCGCCGGGAAGATAGCCGGGGAGTTGGTCAGGGCGCGGGACAAGGCGTCCATTCAGACCACGTACGGCCTGAATGAAGCGGTTAGCGCCTTCTTGCCCCGCGGCAAGGAGAACAAGGTGCTGGCCCGGATTTACCAGGCCATCCGGATGGAGGTGAACCAGGAGCTCGCGGCTCTGGAGGCGTTTTTGCAACAGACCGCTGCGCTCTTGCCGACCGGGGGGCGTTTGAGCCTGATCAGCTACCATTCCCTGGAAGATCGACTGGTGAAGCGGTTTATCCGGACCGGGAAATTCGAGGGGGAGGTTGACAAGGATTTTTACGGAAACCCGCTGGCGCCCTTTCGCAAAGTAGGTAAGCTCATTGTCCCCGGGGATGACGAGTTGGAGGAGAACCCAAGGGCCCGGAGCGCCAAACTCAGAATAGCAGAACGCACAGATATTGAAACAACGGACACGCGGTCCGTCAATTGA
- the mraZ gene encoding division/cell wall cluster transcriptional repressor MraZ gives MISFIGTYECKADSKGRIMIPVALKNQMVPILNEGFVIKRSVFQPCLELYPMAEWNQLMQQMHKKNRFRKKNNDFIRRFTAGVKLVEIDATGRLLIPKNLIDVAGIGKEVVLSSAINIVEIWDKDSYENVLEETAADFADLAEEVMGDDGDEIS, from the coding sequence GTGATCAGCTTCATCGGGACATATGAATGCAAGGCCGATTCCAAGGGCCGTATTATGATCCCTGTGGCGCTGAAAAACCAGATGGTTCCCATCCTGAACGAGGGGTTTGTCATCAAGCGTTCCGTGTTCCAGCCCTGCCTGGAGTTATATCCCATGGCCGAGTGGAACCAGCTGATGCAGCAGATGCACAAAAAAAACCGTTTCCGCAAAAAGAACAATGATTTTATCCGGCGGTTCACCGCCGGGGTCAAGCTGGTGGAAATCGATGCCACGGGCCGCCTGCTCATCCCCAAGAACCTGATTGATGTGGCGGGGATCGGCAAGGAAGTTGTCCTGAGCTCGGCAATTAATATTGTGGAGATCTGGGACAAGGACAGCTATGAGAATGTACTCGAAGAGACGGCTGCTGATTTTGCAGACCTCGCCGAGGAGGTGATGGGGGATGACGGAGATGAAATATCATAA
- a CDS encoding alpha/beta fold hydrolase: MKDQIIKDGKYRYIEKGEGTPMIILHGLMGGLSNFQGVSDYFPEKGYQVLIPELPIYDMPLIKTNVKNFARFLEGFIEYKGLKDVILLGNSLGGHIGLLHTKMFPEVVRALVITGSSGLYESAMGDGYPKRGDYEFIKKKAEDVFYDPKVATKEIVDEVYATVNDRMKLVKTLAIAKSAIRHNMSKDLPAMKTPTCIIWGENDTVTPPNVAKEFHELLPDSDLFWIPECGHAPMMEHPKDFNRILAGWLEKRNF, from the coding sequence ATGAAAGACCAGATTATCAAAGACGGTAAATACCGGTACATCGAAAAGGGCGAAGGGACCCCGATGATTATCCTTCACGGTTTGATGGGCGGCCTGAGCAACTTTCAGGGCGTCTCGGATTATTTCCCCGAAAAGGGCTACCAGGTCCTGATCCCGGAACTCCCCATCTACGACATGCCGCTTATCAAGACGAACGTGAAGAATTTTGCGCGTTTCCTGGAGGGGTTCATCGAGTACAAGGGGTTAAAAGACGTTATCCTGCTGGGGAATTCCCTGGGGGGGCATATAGGCCTGCTGCATACCAAGATGTTTCCGGAAGTAGTCCGGGCCCTGGTCATCACGGGGAGTTCCGGTTTGTACGAAAGCGCCATGGGCGACGGTTACCCCAAACGGGGCGACTACGAATTCATCAAGAAAAAGGCCGAGGACGTTTTCTACGACCCCAAGGTGGCCACCAAGGAAATCGTGGACGAGGTATACGCCACGGTGAACGACCGGATGAAGCTGGTCAAGACGCTCGCCATCGCCAAAAGCGCGATCCGACACAATATGTCCAAGGACCTGCCGGCCATGAAGACGCCCACCTGCATCATCTGGGGAGAGAACGACACGGTAACCCCGCCCAATGTGGCCAAGGAATTCCACGAACTGCTGCCGGATTCCGATTTGTTCTGGATCCCGGAATGCGGGCACGCCCCCATGATGGAACATCCGAAGGATTTTAACCGCATATTGGCTGGCTGGCTGGAAAAGCGCAACTTTTAA
- the yihA gene encoding ribosome biogenesis GTP-binding protein YihA/YsxC, whose amino-acid sequence MKIRSAEFVVSNTDVSRCPAEPLPEYAFIGRSNVGKSSLINMLTDRKHLAKISGRPGKTQLINHFRINDNWFLVDLPGYGYARTSKKDKAAFQKLIHRYFRERRQLLSAFLLVDIRHEPQPIDLEFMEWLTGEGIPFALIFTKADKLKPGAVSRQTDGYLQAMRNAGWEADPPFFVTSSLKGIGKDEVLAYIGEINQNFREASGGPPQ is encoded by the coding sequence ATGAAAATCCGATCTGCAGAATTCGTCGTCAGCAATACCGACGTGTCCCGGTGCCCTGCCGAGCCCCTGCCGGAATACGCTTTTATCGGCCGTTCCAATGTGGGTAAATCCTCCCTGATCAATATGCTGACCGATCGGAAACACCTGGCAAAGATCTCGGGCCGGCCGGGTAAAACCCAACTCATCAACCACTTCCGCATCAACGACAACTGGTTTTTGGTAGACCTGCCGGGATACGGGTATGCCCGGACTTCCAAAAAGGACAAGGCCGCCTTTCAAAAACTAATCCACCGGTATTTCAGGGAGCGGCGGCAATTGCTGTCGGCATTTCTGCTCGTGGATATCCGCCACGAGCCCCAGCCCATCGACCTGGAATTCATGGAATGGCTCACCGGCGAAGGAATACCCTTTGCCCTGATCTTTACCAAAGCGGACAAACTCAAACCCGGCGCCGTATCCAGGCAAACGGACGGGTACCTGCAGGCCATGCGCAACGCCGGATGGGAAGCCGACCCGCCTTTCTTTGTGACCTCCTCCCTGAAGGGGATCGGCAAGGATGAGGTACTTGCTTATATCGGGGAGATCAATCAAAATTTCCGGGAGGCTTCCGGGGGACCCCCCCAATAA
- a CDS encoding pirin family protein, with amino-acid sequence MKKIVHPSGDRGFADHGWLKSRHSFSFASFYDPDKIQFGALRVLNDDRVAPGKGFGTHPHRDMEIISIPLEGALEHEDSMGNKAVIREGDIQVMSAGTGVRHSEYNKNQDREVAFLQIWILPDTPGVSPRYDQIRLDPAAARNKWFTALGPQGKHDGLWIHQDAWLHLGHFESGQTPRYSLKAPEHGLYIFVLEGEVQVADTRLADRDALGVWQIGSVDFDILEQSRILLIEVPMAEQAGT; translated from the coding sequence ATGAAAAAGATTGTACATCCCTCAGGAGATCGGGGGTTCGCCGACCACGGTTGGCTGAAAAGCAGGCACAGCTTCAGTTTTGCATCCTTCTACGACCCGGATAAAATTCAGTTCGGGGCACTGCGCGTCCTGAACGACGACCGCGTGGCTCCCGGGAAGGGGTTTGGCACCCACCCGCACCGGGATATGGAGATCATTTCCATCCCCCTGGAGGGCGCTCTGGAACACGAGGACAGCATGGGTAACAAAGCGGTAATCCGCGAGGGGGATATCCAGGTGATGAGTGCCGGCACCGGCGTCCGCCACAGCGAATACAATAAAAACCAGGACCGGGAGGTAGCCTTCCTGCAAATCTGGATCCTCCCCGATACGCCCGGGGTGAGCCCCCGGTACGATCAAATCCGGCTCGACCCGGCTGCCGCGCGAAACAAATGGTTTACCGCCCTGGGCCCGCAAGGGAAACACGACGGCCTGTGGATCCACCAGGATGCCTGGCTGCACCTCGGTCACTTTGAATCCGGACAAACACCCCGCTACTCGCTGAAGGCGCCGGAACACGGGCTTTATATTTTTGTCCTGGAAGGTGAAGTGCAAGTGGCGGATACGCGGCTGGCCGACCGGGATGCCCTGGGGGTCTGGCAAATAGGCTCGGTGGACTTCGACATCCTGGAGCAGAGCCGCATACTGCTTATCGAGGTGCCGATGGCGGAACAGGCAGGTACCTGA
- a CDS encoding universal stress protein → MERINDILVPFDFSPPSEQALAYALDFVGSRPGKKITLCFMQEKEDLKALEKQFADIRAGLSKAFRSELDWVHFSPPSVPGLIDKSRELHTDLILMGTSGSQDPEGTTHTSQTVLSTDCPVLVIPQGVPEEFRLKKIALVLGSNEIDDPKDLGTLLNFARTFNAQVHVLTIQTTPGVYGYSREEEKNERLLEYYLEDFYAQHTFIESDDMVEGIFDYAQEKEMDLIAILPRNHVRNGKPSEGRLTRILTLQSRIPLLAIEH, encoded by the coding sequence ATGGAACGCATCAACGACATCCTTGTCCCCTTTGATTTTTCCCCACCTTCCGAACAGGCCCTGGCCTACGCCCTGGATTTTGTGGGAAGCCGCCCCGGCAAAAAGATCACCCTTTGCTTTATGCAGGAAAAAGAAGACCTGAAGGCCCTGGAGAAACAGTTTGCGGATATTCGCGCCGGACTCAGCAAAGCGTTCCGCTCCGAATTGGACTGGGTGCATTTTTCGCCCCCGTCGGTGCCCGGCCTGATTGACAAGAGCCGGGAACTCCACACCGACCTGATCCTGATGGGCACTTCCGGCTCCCAGGATCCGGAGGGAACCACCCACACCTCGCAAACCGTCCTGTCCACGGATTGCCCGGTTTTGGTAATCCCCCAAGGGGTCCCGGAGGAATTCCGCCTGAAGAAAATCGCCCTGGTACTCGGCAGCAACGAAATAGACGACCCCAAGGATCTGGGGACCTTGCTGAATTTTGCACGAACCTTCAATGCGCAGGTGCACGTGCTGACGATTCAGACCACCCCTGGCGTATACGGGTATTCCAGGGAGGAAGAAAAGAACGAGCGGCTACTCGAGTACTACCTGGAAGATTTCTATGCCCAGCATACCTTTATAGAGAGTGACGACATGGTGGAAGGGATTTTTGACTACGCCCAGGAAAAAGAAATGGACCTGATTGCCATCCTGCCACGCAATCACGTGCGCAATGGCAAGCCGTCCGAGGGACGGCTCACCCGGATCCTGACCCTGCAATCCCGAATCCCCCTGCTGGCCATCGAGCACTAA
- the glgP gene encoding alpha-glucan family phosphorylase — MSQPVSPYRNWYHPYTPDRKYARRAAYFSMEFGIDQGLKIYSGGLGFLAGSHLKSAFDLKQNMIGIGMLWKYGYYDQERQQDGTMASRLVEKRYDYLQDTGIELSVAINDNPDVRVRVWVLPPDVFQTVPLYLLSTDVPDNDHLSRTITDRLYDPNDETRISQSIVLGIGGAKLVGLLGGADCYHLNEGHALPAFYYLRDQGVPSSQMVFTTHTPEKGGNETRNGYHLNNRGFFGRRLPDPELRRELVGEELNYTVSALRHSKKANAVSKLHARVARQMWQPFGLDSRIVPITNAQHPGYWTDPALQKHFEKNQVKAFRKRKTQMKADLFREVMNQTGKRFDPEVLTVVWARRFAAYKRADLLLRDFERFRKLLTNPEKPIQIIWAGKPYPEDYGAINIFNRLIEVSWGFPNLSVLTGYEMELSRLLKEGSDIWLNTPRITREASGTSGMTAAMNGSLNLTVNDGWIPEFARHGENAFVLPEADPGQPHSVQDEVDSKNLYEILEKDVLPLYYEQPEKWMEMVFRAKEEVVPAFSSHRMADAYYRELYKA, encoded by the coding sequence ATGTCGCAACCCGTCTCCCCCTACCGCAACTGGTACCACCCGTACACCCCCGACCGGAAATACGCCCGCCGTGCAGCCTACTTCAGCATGGAGTTCGGTATCGACCAGGGGCTGAAAATCTATTCCGGGGGCCTGGGCTTTTTGGCCGGCTCCCACCTGAAGTCCGCCTTTGACCTGAAACAGAATATGATCGGTATCGGGATGCTTTGGAAATACGGCTATTACGACCAGGAGCGGCAGCAAGACGGCACCATGGCATCCCGCCTGGTGGAAAAAAGATACGATTACCTCCAGGATACGGGGATTGAGCTTTCGGTGGCTATTAATGACAACCCGGATGTTCGGGTTCGGGTCTGGGTACTCCCACCGGATGTCTTTCAGACAGTACCCCTGTACCTGCTCAGCACGGATGTCCCCGACAATGACCACCTTTCCCGGACGATCACCGACCGCCTCTACGACCCGAATGACGAAACGCGAATCTCCCAAAGCATTGTACTGGGAATCGGCGGGGCAAAGCTTGTCGGGCTGCTGGGAGGGGCCGACTGCTACCACCTGAACGAAGGCCATGCACTCCCGGCTTTTTATTACCTGCGCGACCAGGGGGTTCCCTCCTCCCAAATGGTCTTCACCACGCATACGCCGGAGAAAGGCGGAAACGAAACCCGCAATGGCTACCACCTGAACAACCGCGGATTCTTTGGCCGCCGGTTGCCCGACCCGGAATTGCGCCGGGAACTCGTCGGGGAAGAGCTCAATTATACCGTATCGGCCCTTCGGCATTCCAAAAAGGCGAATGCGGTTTCCAAACTGCACGCCCGGGTGGCCCGGCAGATGTGGCAACCCTTTGGCCTGGATTCCCGGATCGTCCCCATTACCAATGCCCAGCACCCGGGATACTGGACGGATCCTGCACTGCAAAAGCACTTTGAGAAAAATCAGGTTAAAGCCTTCCGAAAGCGCAAAACGCAAATGAAGGCCGACCTGTTCCGGGAAGTCATGAACCAGACCGGAAAGCGGTTTGACCCGGAGGTCCTCACCGTGGTCTGGGCCCGGCGGTTTGCCGCCTACAAACGGGCAGACCTGCTGTTGCGGGATTTTGAGCGTTTCCGAAAACTCCTGACCAACCCGGAAAAACCCATACAGATTATCTGGGCGGGCAAGCCCTACCCGGAAGACTACGGCGCCATCAATATCTTCAACCGACTCATCGAGGTCAGCTGGGGGTTCCCCAACCTGAGTGTGCTGACCGGCTATGAGATGGAACTCTCCAGGTTGCTGAAGGAAGGCTCGGATATCTGGCTCAACACCCCGCGAATCACCCGAGAGGCCTCCGGTACCAGCGGGATGACGGCTGCGATGAACGGTTCGCTGAACCTGACGGTGAACGACGGTTGGATCCCCGAGTTTGCCCGTCACGGCGAAAATGCCTTTGTCCTTCCCGAGGCAGATCCCGGACAGCCCCACAGCGTCCAGGACGAGGTAGACAGCAAAAACCTGTACGAAATACTCGAGAAAGACGTATTGCCCTTATACTACGAGCAACCCGAAAAATGGATGGAGATGGTATTCCGCGCCAAGGAGGAAGTTGTCCCTGCGTTTTCGAGCCACCGGATGGCCGACGCCTACTACCGGGAGCTCTACAAGGCCTGA
- the gldC gene encoding gliding motility protein GldC — translation MSELHTSEITLRVALDENRVPEKLHWSAQDGGIENEEAKAMLLSVWDSANKESLKIDLWTKDMPVEEMKIFFHQTLVALSDTFMKATQDEKMTATMKDFCDYFAEKLELKGDSPGPGGQAL, via the coding sequence ATGTCGGAACTACATACATCGGAAATAACCCTTCGGGTGGCCCTGGATGAAAACCGGGTCCCGGAAAAGCTGCACTGGTCTGCCCAGGACGGCGGGATTGAAAACGAGGAAGCCAAGGCGATGCTCCTGTCTGTTTGGGACAGCGCAAACAAAGAGTCCCTGAAAATTGACCTCTGGACCAAGGACATGCCCGTGGAGGAGATGAAGATCTTTTTCCACCAGACCCTGGTGGCGCTTTCCGATACGTTTATGAAGGCCACCCAGGACGAAAAGATGACGGCCACCATGAAGGATTTCTGCGACTACTTTGCCGAGAAGCTCGAACTAAAAGGCGATTCGCCCGGCCCGGGAGGTCAGGCCTTGTAG
- the gldB gene encoding gliding motility lipoprotein GldB, which translates to MVLFCSCGETGANVPERIARIPVDLEVHRFDRAFDTVAPEELPGLKARFPYLFPSQFPDSIWLAKKEDSLQTRLRAEVERVFPDFEPFARELELFYKHVQFYFPDRPVPSVITLTTDVDYQNRVVLADTLLLIGLDNYLGPDHPFYGNMDRYIAKSLDADFMMSDVAAAFARSVVPAPRERSFVGQMVYYGKILYLKDQLLPLEPDSTKIGYTGEELQWARENEAQIWRYLIERELLYSTDRELGPRFLDPAPFSKFRLELDNESPGRIGRYMGWQIVRSYMEANPDTELRQLMELPGEALFRESNYKPPR; encoded by the coding sequence ATGGTGCTGTTCTGCAGCTGTGGGGAAACCGGGGCGAATGTACCCGAACGCATTGCCCGGATACCGGTAGACCTCGAGGTCCATCGATTTGACCGTGCCTTTGACACTGTGGCCCCTGAGGAGCTCCCCGGTTTAAAAGCCCGGTTCCCCTACCTGTTTCCGTCCCAATTCCCGGACAGTATTTGGCTGGCCAAAAAAGAGGATTCCCTGCAAACCCGGCTGCGGGCGGAGGTGGAACGGGTTTTTCCCGATTTTGAGCCGTTTGCCCGGGAACTCGAACTCTTCTACAAGCACGTACAATTTTATTTTCCCGATCGCCCGGTGCCTTCGGTCATCACGCTGACAACGGATGTGGATTACCAAAACCGGGTGGTCCTGGCCGATACGCTGTTGCTGATTGGCCTGGACAACTACCTGGGCCCGGACCACCCCTTCTACGGCAACATGGACCGGTATATCGCCAAATCCCTGGATGCGGATTTCATGATGAGCGATGTGGCGGCGGCATTTGCCCGGTCGGTGGTCCCGGCTCCCCGGGAGCGGAGTTTTGTCGGCCAGATGGTTTATTACGGTAAAATCCTCTACCTGAAGGATCAATTGCTGCCCCTGGAACCGGATTCGACCAAAATCGGCTATACCGGGGAGGAGCTCCAATGGGCCCGGGAGAACGAAGCCCAGATCTGGCGCTACCTGATTGAACGGGAACTGCTCTACAGCACGGACCGGGAACTGGGCCCGCGATTTTTGGACCCGGCGCCTTTCAGCAAGTTCCGACTGGAACTCGACAACGAATCGCCCGGGAGGATCGGTCGCTATATGGGATGGCAGATTGTGCGCTCCTATATGGAGGCCAACCCGGATACGGAACTTCGCCAACTGATGGAATTGCCCGGGGAGGCACTGTTCAGGGAATCAAATTACAAACCCCCCAGATAA
- the nadE gene encoding NAD(+) synthase, with the protein MQSEKIIEHIVNWLKDYARDAGMKGFVVGVSGGIDSALTSTLCARTGLEVLCLEMPIHQSTAQVTRAANHIEWLRNQYPNVRSEWINLTPVFDSLIGVLPPVESEDSRFMSLANTRARLRMTSLYYFAALEKYLVAGTGNKVEDFGVGFYTKYGDGGVDLSPIADLLKTEVYQLASHLGINKEIQDAPPTDGLWGDNRTDEDQIGASYPELEWAMEMDERGKKADDFKGREREVFKIYKHLNTVNRHKMLPIPVCEIPESLK; encoded by the coding sequence ATGCAATCTGAAAAAATCATCGAACATATCGTTAACTGGTTAAAGGACTATGCCCGTGATGCGGGAATGAAGGGGTTTGTCGTCGGGGTCTCCGGGGGCATCGATTCGGCCCTCACCTCCACGTTATGCGCCCGGACCGGGCTGGAGGTGCTCTGTCTGGAAATGCCCATTCACCAATCCACAGCTCAGGTTACGCGGGCTGCCAACCATATCGAATGGCTCCGGAACCAGTATCCCAACGTGCGGTCCGAATGGATCAACCTGACCCCGGTATTCGACAGCCTGATCGGGGTACTCCCGCCGGTGGAATCCGAAGACTCGCGGTTTATGTCCCTGGCCAATACCCGCGCCCGGTTGCGAATGACCTCCCTGTATTATTTCGCCGCCCTGGAAAAGTACCTGGTGGCCGGAACGGGCAACAAGGTGGAGGATTTCGGGGTGGGATTCTACACGAAATACGGGGACGGAGGCGTGGACCTCAGCCCGATTGCGGACCTGCTGAAGACAGAGGTATACCAGCTGGCTTCCCATTTGGGAATCAATAAGGAAATCCAGGATGCCCCGCCCACGGACGGGCTCTGGGGAGACAACCGCACGGATGAAGACCAGATTGGGGCCTCCTACCCGGAATTGGAGTGGGCCATGGAGATGGACGAACGGGGCAAAAAAGCCGATGATTTTAAGGGTCGGGAGCGTGAAGTCTTTAAAATATACAAACACCTCAATACCGTTAATCGACACAAAATGCTTCCTATCCCGGTGTGTGAAATTCCGGAATCCCTCAAATAA
- a CDS encoding response regulator, translated as MINVLIADNHPVVRLGIKQVLENDGDIQVLGDVGTTTALFQMLSKATPDVLILEMDIPEINGIATLRKMKDEYPEVQVLIYSGQSEDVYALSTIRAGARGYLSKSAELSYLADAVHKVSDGGMFITNELAQRLAFDEGTQKPRRFFRKLSTREVEVLKMLASGKRNKEVALGLNLNEKTVSTYKARLMKKLNVDNMVDLLQQAKALELY; from the coding sequence ATGATCAATGTACTAATTGCGGATAATCACCCGGTTGTCCGTCTTGGCATCAAACAAGTTCTGGAAAATGATGGCGATATTCAGGTTCTCGGAGACGTTGGAACCACCACGGCGCTTTTCCAGATGCTTTCAAAAGCGACCCCCGACGTACTGATCCTCGAGATGGATATTCCGGAAATCAACGGAATTGCCACCCTGCGCAAAATGAAAGATGAATACCCGGAAGTCCAGGTGCTGATTTACAGTGGCCAGTCCGAGGACGTCTATGCCCTGAGCACCATCCGTGCCGGCGCGCGCGGCTACCTTTCAAAAAGCGCCGAACTCTCCTACCTGGCCGATGCCGTGCATAAGGTAAGTGACGGGGGCATGTTCATCACCAATGAACTCGCCCAGCGGCTGGCCTTTGACGAAGGCACCCAGAAACCCCGCCGCTTTTTCCGCAAGCTGTCTACCCGCGAGGTGGAAGTCCTTAAAATGCTGGCGAGCGGCAAACGAAACAAGGAAGTGGCCCTTGGCCTGAACCTGAACGAAAAAACCGTCAGTACCTACAAGGCCCGCCTGATGAAAAAGCTGAATGTCGACAATATGGTCGATTTGCTTCAACAAGCCAAAGCCCTGGAATTATACTGA